A portion of the Toxoplasma gondii ME49 chromosome VIIb, whole genome shotgun sequence genome contains these proteins:
- a CDS encoding hypothetical protein (encoded by transcript TGME49_258040~Predicted trans-membrane domain (TMHMM2.0):19-42) yields the protein MALAYPCLHGKDIHVCTHVSIYIYIYIYIHKYIYIYVHVFFVVCCFCSSICRVKTCGARETVLKFVRSFLQTSRLCSFSSLVRTFPVLNYCCDVFRGRPPRRFLAVASRRHDASKLRRSPRCSAAFSSTALPRTPCVVSSLPASLSFLFLPISAFSSFSGVRRSALPREQLEGAGRMRDSAAASECSAFDSTLCSKDDSSFVRSACLARRLVRQSRRNGMDRRKPHIPTHRTALPDPLISTEASRI from the coding sequence ATGGCTCTCGCGTATCCTTGTCTACATGGAAAAGACATACATGTTTGTACACACGtttctatatatatatatatatatatatatatacataaatatatatatatatatgtgcatgtctTTTTTGTGGTATGTTGTTTTTGTTCTTCGATTTGTCGCGTAAAGACTTGCGGCGCAAGAGAGACCGTTCTCAAGTTCGTTCGCAGCTTCCTGCAAACGtcgcgtctctgttccttctcgagTCTTGTCAGAACTTTTCCTGTATTGAATTATTGCTGTGACGTTTTCCGTGGACGGcctcctcgtcgcttcctcgctgtcgcctctcgaCGGCATGACGCATCTAAGCTTCGAAGGTCACCCCGATGTTCTGCGGCCTTCTCGTCTACTGCCCTTCCACGCACTCCCTGTGTCGTatcctctcttcctgcttctctctctttcctcttccttccaatttctgccttttcctcgttttctggtgttcgtcgctctgctcttcctAGAGAGCAGCTCGAAGGCGCTGGTCGTATGCGAGACAGTGCCGCAGCCAGCGAGTGCTCGGCGTTCGACTCGACACTGTGTAGCAAAGACGATTCTTCCTTCGTTCGAAGCGCCTGTCTCGCTCGACGCCTTGTTCGGCAAAGTCGGCGAAACGGCATGGACAGGCGCAAACCACACATCCCTACGCACCGAACGGCCCTCCCAGATCCACTTATCAGCACAGAAGCATCGCGTAtttga
- the ALP2A gene encoding actin like protein ALP2a (encoded by transcript TGME49_258050~Gene product name based on ToxoDB Community Expert Annotation.), which yields MELPLSAFVVDVGALTTRVGYAGDDSPWFMLPSYVGVPSSSASSSADTSEFRFPLSFSEKRTDLAVSPCLYPSFSSSALPSYTLHEDVFEHIVRASISRCLPPSSSSTSSSSSSSSSLTSDAALGAAGVACREDVETLSDYPVLFSEPNLHCRALREKLACIAFEKLDVPALYIAPRALLSCFAVGRSGGLVVDIGAASLSIAPVVDGFCLHREAGEWPVAGDFLDQVFSCVLARHNLPILPLFATLKPIQTPASLSLSSLDSQPTSSALRGGSSSASAASWVAARRALYDWTDVDPSFLRLSQAAALRNMRESFCQVFLGDDRGAGAETAEDGGGFPGASGIAEKAQKRCASRPLLLPPADAGRRAQQVPSLQNVKQDAAFTPSRWLAMLPGPAGGRGLHAGTAALLGGAPHILELPDGTRLVGEELANTIPEVLFHPRTILQPLEAESWMDPAAKAFRGLTEELHDVASRVDAEARKEIFNGIVLAGGGAATPGLYERLSRELSREASITMGMKWRLLAAPTLFERRVSTWIGGSVLASMSAFQSLWCSREEYDEHGPSIVERKCY from the exons ATGGAACTCCCCCTCTCCGCCTTTGTCGTCGACGTAGGCGCCCTGACGACTCGCGTCGGCTACGCGGGAGACGACTCTCCGTGGTTTATGCTTCCTTCCTACGTCGGTGTACCGTCGagttctgcgtcttcttccgcagaCACAAGTGAGTTCCGCTTTCCCCTTTCCTTCAGCGAGAAACGCACCGACCTCGCCGTTTCTCCTTGTCTGTacccttccttctcttcctctgctctccccTCCTACACCCTCCACGAGGACGTCTTCGAGCACATCGTCCGCGCCTCCatctcgcgctgtctccctccttcttcttcttcgacttcttcttcgagttcttcttcttcgtctctgacTTCGGACGCGGCTCTCGGCGCCGCGGGGGTCGCCTGCCGCGAAGACGTTGAAACGCTTTCGGATTACCCTGTTCTGTTTTCCGAGCCGAACCTCCACTGTCGCGCGCTCCGCGAGAAGCTCGCCTGCATCGCGTTCGAGAAGCTCGATGTGCCAGCGCTGTACATCGCGCCGCGCGCTCTTCTGTCATGTTTCGCCGTCGGCCGGAGCGGTGGATTAGTCGTCGACATCGGcgctgcgtcgctctcgatTGCGCCTGTGGTCGACGGATTCTGTCTCCACCGCGAGGCGGGAGAATGGCCTGTCGCCGGTGACTTCCTCGACCAGGTGTTCAGCTGCGTCCTCGCGCGGCACAACCTCCCtattctccctctcttcgctACTCTGAAACCCATTCAGACGCCTGCaagtctctccctctcgagTCTCGACTCTCAGCCGACGAGCAGCGCGCTCCGAGGaggctcttcttccgcgtccgCCGCCTCCTGGGTGGCTGCGCGCCGCGCGCTGTACGACTGGACGGATGTCGATCCCTCCTTCCTGCGTCTCAGCCAGGCCGCGGCGCTGCGGAACATGCGCGAAAGTTTCTGCCAGGTCTTTCTGGGCGACGATCGCGGCGCAGGCGCCGAGACGGCGGAGGACGGCGGCGGCTTCCCGGGGGCCTCGGGCATCGCCGAAAAGGCGCAGAAACGGTGTGCGTCGAggccgctgctgctgccgccGGCAGACGCGGGGAGGCGCGCGCAGCAGGTGCCGAGTCTGCAGAATGTAAAGCAAGACGCCGCGTTCACTCCCTCGCGGTGGCTGGCCATGCTCCCGGGACCTGCCGGAGGCCggggactgcatgcaggcactGCCGCCCTCCTCGGCGGCGCGCCTCACATCCTCGAACTTCCGGACGGCACTCGCCTCGTCGGCGAAGAACTCGCCAACACG ATTCCAGAAGTTCTGTTTCATCCCCGAACGATCTTGCAACCTCTCGAGGCGGAGTCGTGGATGGACCCTGCGGCAAAGGCCTTCCGAGGATTGACGGAGGAACTGCACGACGTCGCGAGTCGAGTGGACGCTGAGGCGCGAAAGGAAATTTTCAATGGCATTGTGCTTGCGGGAGGCGGCGCGGCTACGCCAG GTCTGTATGAGCGACTCAGTCGAGAGCTCTCGCGCGAGGCGTCGATCACGATGGGCATGAAGTGGAGACTGTTGGCCGCTCCAACGCTCTTCGAGAGGCGCGTCTCAACGTGGATCGGAGGCAGTGTGCTCGCGTCGATGTCTGCTTTCCAGTCGCTGTGGTGCAGCCGGGAGGAGTACGACGAGCACGGTCCGTCCATCGTCGAACGAAAATGCTactga
- a CDS encoding DNA polymerase (encoded by transcript TGME49_258030), with amino-acid sequence MMLDGETAGNGTPKKRSALPGATQNCPASSTGQASTSSPASPRSSALRASPTAASGPVDVLGFCGAAEERATQETQWSDLLQLWSRDGPAEERALTLHHPHDAKKDLVFFQLDIANATCHRNVVPAAVRARHRALPVSSAPPATVCASYEPEVSPTPAPAAVPPGAQAAEAAATANSLGPMFRVYGVTEDGRSVCANVHGFFPYFYCPVPVSIQESLATQPGGGVGTNAVTARLRSFLDAWLLKTQASAKAYDVRCLDIRMEKKESLMYYTPGQTPSLFFRITLALPNWVAPTRTLIERGISIEASLAATPSSEAGGANCTAAQNDAPAAEAADWPDADGDAAAGEDAASDAQLLEAAKALSDVGSGAKVALPPATFESNVPFVLRYLVDTKTTGCSWLLGRGGAYVVRPASLQETSAQLELDIHYADLLPLPPAERWQKLPPLRILSFDIECVKLKGEGFPEAETDPVIQISSIVMLQSVPADLPGLSETDTNAATACVAKARKKRLSGGLERPLCRVLFALKECASIAGSVVLWFDDEKEMLAKWAEFVRQVDPDFLSGYNCVNFDLNYLITRAATLKVVGFNRLSKLKSLESKIRDSSFSSRALGTHEGKDIATEGRIQFDLLELVRRDYKLKSYSLNFVSFEFLKEQKEDVHYNMIGDLFRGCPSSRRRIGVYCLKDAYLPLRLLKELLFLYNYVEMSRVTGTPLNFLLTRGQQIKVTAQLLRKCKELNYVVPVVKRTGGDNSVQYEGATVLEPRKGFYDKPIATLDFASLYPSIMIAHNICYSTLVASSAAHTMNNPDDVTVTTTSPPHKFVKKHIRRGVLPMIVEELIAARKAARKEMAAAKDEMTRQVLNGRQLALKISANSVYGYTGTTTGGQLPCLEVATTITCFGRDMIDFTRREVEKMFCRDNQHACNATVIYGDTDSVMVDFGDFSIAEAMKLGEEAAQALSEKFVKPIRLEFEKVYCPFLLMNKKRYAGLLYTRPEKYDKIDSKGIETVRRDFSLLVQTMADTVLRKMLIDKDVEAAKEYTRRKVAELLQNKIDLSLLVQTKSLGKMDYDTRLPHVELAKKLRKRDAGTAPSVGDRVSYVVIQGAKGQAQYERAEDPLYVLENNLPIDTQHYLEGIKKPLCRIFEGVMSNPESLFSGSHTMKRTVSISTQGALSKFVQRGVQCVGCRSVIREGALCRRCQENEAEIVVNKMAEMAEKEKEHSDLWTECQRCQGSLHQDVICINRDCPIFYRRAKVKKDIGTLEERLSSLSLSSDW; translated from the exons ATGATGCTCGACGGGGAAACGGCCGGCAACGGAACGCCCAAGAAGCGCTCTGCTTTGCCCGGCGCAACGCAGAACTGCCCGGCGTCTTCCACGGGCCAGGCGTCGacgtcttcgcctgcttcgccGCGGAGTTCCGCGCTCCGAGCGTCGCCCACCGCCGCGTCAGGACCTGTCGACGTTCTTGGCTTCTGCGGCGCCGCCGAGGAACGCGCGACACAAGAAACGCAGTGGAGCGACTTGCTGCAGCTCTGGAGCAGAGACGGccctgcagaagagagagcgctCACCCTCCACCACCCCCACG aTGCCAAGAAGGATTTAG ttttcTTTCAACTGGACATCGCCAATGCAACCTGCCACCGCAACGTTGTTCCCGCGGCGGTTCGCGCGCGACACCGGGCCTTGCCGGTCTCCTCGGCGCCGCCTGCGACCGTCTGCGCCTCCTACGAGCCTGAAGTGTCTCCGACGCCCGCACCCGCGGCGGTGCCGCCCGGCGCtcaggcggcggaggcggcggcgactGCGAATTCGCTCGGGCCGATGTTTCGAGTCTACGGCGTCACAGAAGACGGACGCTCGGTCTGCGCAAATGTGCATGGCTTCTTTCCGTACTTCTACTGCCCCGTGCCTGTCTCCATCCAAGAGAGCCTGGCGACGCAGCCGGGAGGCGGTGTGGGGACAAACGCCGTGACGGCTCGCTTGCGAAGTTTCCTCGAT GCCTGGCTGCTGAAGACCCAGGCGTCTGCAAAGGCCTACGACGTTCGGTGCCTCGACATTCgcatggagaagaaagag AGCTTGATGTACTACACACCCGGTCAgacgccttctctgttcttccgaATTACGCTCGCGCTGCCGAACTGGGTGGCGCCAACGCGCACCCTGATTGAGAGAGGCATTTCAATCGAGGCCTCGCTGGCCGCTACGCCCTCGTCGGAGGCAGGAGGAGCGAACTGCACAGCCGCGCAAAACGACGCGCCTGCAGCGGAGGCAGCCGACTGGCCAGACGCCGACGGAGATGCGGCAGCGGGAGAGGATGCTGCATCCGATGCGCAGCTGCTGGAGGCGGCAAAGGCGCTTTCGGATGTGGGGTCCGGAGCGAAAGTTGCGCTTCCTCCCGCCACCTTCGAGTCCAATGTTCCCTTCGTCTTGCGGTACCTCGTCGACACGAAGACGACCGGCTGTTCCTGGCTGCTCG GCCGAGGCGGAGCGTACGTCGTCAGACCTGCGAGTCTCCAAGAAACGTCCGCACAACTCGAACTCGACATCCACTACGCCGACCTCCTGCCTCTCCCACCCGCGGAAAGATGGCAGAAACTCCCGCCTCTCCGCATTCTCTCTTTCG ACATCGAGTGCGTGAAGCTGAAAGGCGAGGGATTCccagaggcagagactgATCCGGTGATTCAGATTTCCTCGATCGTCATGCTGCAAAGCGTACCAGCAGATTTACCGGGACtttcggagacagacacgaatgctgcgactgcatgcgttgcgaAGGCTCGCAAAAAGCGGCTCTCGGGGGGACTCGAGAGACCGTTgtgtcgcgttctcttcgcGCTCAAAGAGTGTGCCTCCATCGCAGGCTCGGTCGTTCTCTGGTTCGACGATGAAAAAGAAATGCTGGCAAAGTGGGCCGAGTTCGTCAGACAG GTTGATCCCGATTTCCTCTCAGGATACAATTGCGTTAACTTTGACCTAAACTACCTCATCACCCGCGCAGCAACTTTGAAAGTTGTGGGCTTCAACCGACTCTCGAAACTCAAGTCTCTCGAGAGCAAAATTCGAGACAGCAGTTTCTCCTCCCG AGCTCTGGGGACGCACGAAGGCAAGGACATCGCAACCGAAGGCAGAATCCAGTTCGACCTCCTCGAGCTCGTTCGACGAGACTACAAGCTGAAGAGCTACTCCCTCaactttgtctccttcgagtTCCTCAAAGAACAGAAG GAAGACGTTCACTACAACATGATCGGAGACCTGTTTCGAGGTTGCCCTTCCTCGCGCAGACGCATTGGAGTCTACTGCTTGAAAGACGCGTATCTGCCTCTTCGATTGCTGAAAGAGCTGCTGTTTCTGTACAACTACGTCGAGATGAGCAGAGTCACAGGCACACCACTCAACTTCCTGCTGACCAG AGGCCAACAAATCAAGGTCACCGCGCAGTTGCTACGCAAATGCAAGGAACTAAATTACGTCGTCCCTGTTGTCAAG CGCACCGGCGGAGACAACTCGGTGCAGTACGAAGGCGCGACGGTGCTCGAGCCGCGGAAAGGCTTTTACGACAAGCCTATCGCGACGCTCgacttcgcctctctgtaTCCTTCCATCATGATCGCCCACAACATCTGCTACAGCACTCTGGTCGCCTCTTCTGCGGCACACACAATGAATAATCCAGACGAC GTGACAGTGACGACGACGTCTCCCCCGCACAAATTCGTCAAGAAACATATTCGCAGAGGAGTGCTCCCGATGATTGTTGAAGAGTTGATAGCTGCGCGTAAAgccgcgaggaaagagatggCTGCGGCGAAAGACGAAATGACAAGACAAGTTCTAAACGGCAGGCAACTGGCCCTCAAAATCAGTGCAAACAGTGTCTACGGATACACCGGAACGACG acGGGAGGGCAGCTGCCCTGTTTGGAGGTGGCGACGACCATCACTTGTTTCGGACGAGACATGATCGACTTTACTCGCCGCGAAGTTGAGAAGATGTTTTGCAGAGACAAccagcatgcatgcaacgcgaCAGTTATTtacggagacacagactcCGTCATGGTCGACTTTGGAGACTTCAGCATCGCCGAGGCCATGAAGCTCG gcgaagaagcagcgcaggcGCTGAGCGAAAAATTCGTCAAACCGATTCGACTCGAATTCGAGAAGGTCTACTGTCCATTTCTCCTCATGAACAAAAAGCGCTACGCGGGGCTGCTGTACACGCGCCCAGAGAAATACGATAAAATCGACTCAAAAGGCATCGAG ACTGTGCGTCGCgacttctcgcttctcgtccAGACGATGGCTGACACAGTCTTGCGGAAGATGCTGATCGACAAAGACGTCGAAGCTGCGAAGGAGTACACGCGGAGAAAGGTCGCGGAGCTTCTGCAG AACAAAATCGACCTCAGTCTCCTCGTGCAGACGAAGAGTCTGGGGAAAATGGACTACGACACTCGCCTCCCGCATGTCGAACtcgcgaagaagctgcgcAAGCGCG ACGCGGGGACGGCGCCGTCTGTGGGCGACCGAGTTTCCTACGTTGTGATCCAGGGAGCGAAAGGCCAGGCGCAGTACGAGCGCGCTGAAGATCCGCTCTACGTTCTCGAAAACAATCTGCCGATAGACACGCAGCACTACCTGGAGGGCATCAAAAAACCGCTCTGCCGAATCTTCGAGGGCGTGATGAGCAACCCAGAGAGCTTGTTCT ctgGCAGTCACACGATGAAGCGCACTGTCAGCATTTCGACGCAAGGCGCCCTCTCGAAGTTCGTGCAGCGCGGTGTGCAGTGCGTCGGCTGTCGGTCGGTGATTCGCGAAGGCGCTTTGTGTCGTCGGTGTCAAGAAAACGAAGCTGAA ATCGTGGTGAACAAGATGGCGGAGAtggcggagaaagagaaggaacactCCGACCTGTGGACCGAATGCCAGCG GTGTCAAGGCAGCTTACATCAGGACGTGATTTGCATTAACCGCGATTGCCCGATTTTTTATCGTCGtgcgaaagtgaagaaggacaTTGGCACCTTGGAAGAGCGTCTGTCaagtctgtctctctccagcgacTGGTGA
- a CDS encoding hypothetical protein (encoded by transcript TGME49_258020~Predicted trans-membrane domain (TMHMM2.0):47-70) — translation MTASARADSSVSAVEKSRSLGRRSRSVCRANGTVAPPPACAAVFCRRVLFFAALFSLPCLCCFFFNLQISLLPWLPISSSPSAGETRSTLLPAFSVSAPQPHAGRKLASDGFPRFFSFSLESLQTFEHDAAAPASSRGAAARYGSRLPPFTQALLPSPFQPALSELRRQVAAASRGALSADADACLEAFGGASVLVESSGLYEASFLREFDFCTGQTLRKVFLHPSLFAEGVAYLWDAEKQQLLLLLLTWLENRLVILDGLSWEEVAQLQVQFEGWGLASSLTSDDAALAVAHLSSSASRHRRPRPPSSTASSSSFIPPEAGDALAPEEMQRLQRQVANQRLWATTGSDLLLELDVPSLFAAIRRSEASRRLQQSGEPLSAAPSFSPSSFPFDPSSSASYVVAGGVNEDMSTAPAPASSSEAPVSSRQANALLRLGSLLVGGATAGVDDLQKKMEDLATVVEAEKKRKPATVVSEEAYALPRGPAGSAALAASALPPVRTLPLVAVKRQTQITCLGRPVPQVNELEFLPHTGSLLGNIYGESVLVEFNVDTGNCRGLLSFGGVAGVLRSSDRSVKVMNGVSLLPRRQVRAASPLTASPPLPTSKASRRWRRLAESPLAVAVTGKHWHELHVAELVELLPPRSLKSYSEVHRVFPGFFHREGVART, via the exons ATGACGGCTTCTGCGCGCGCGGATTCCTCAGTCTCCGCGGTGGAGAAGTCGCGTTCTCTGGGCAGGCGCTCGCGTTCTGTCTGTCGAGCAAACGGGACTGTCGCCCCGCCACCCGCCTGTGCGGCCGTTTTCTGCCGgcgcgtccttttcttcgcggctctgttctcgctgccctgtctctgctgcttcttcttcaaccTGCAGATATCCCTCCTGCCCTGGCTGCccatctcttcttcgccttccgcgGGTGAGACGCGCTCCACACTCCTCCCTGCCTTCAGTGTCTCCGCGCCCCAGCCGCATGCAGGCCGAAAACTGGCGTCTGATGGTTttccgcgcttcttctccttctcgctggaATCTCTGCAGACCTTTGAGCACGACGCTGCagcgcctgcgtcttctcgcggtGCTGCCGCCAGATACGGCTCGCGGCTTCCCCCGTTCACCCAGGCCTtgcttccttcgccttttcAGCCTGCGTTGTCGGAGCTGCGCAGGCAGGTAGCGGCCGCGAGTCGCGGCGCGCTCTCCGCAGACGCCGACGCGTGCCTCGAGGCGTTCGGCGGCGCGTCCGTCCTCGTCGAGAGCTCGGGACTCTACGAGGCGTCTTTCCTGCGAGAGTTCGACTTCTGCACCGGACAGACCCTCCGCAAAGTCTTCCTCCATCCCTCGCTCTTTGCTGAGGGTGTAGCCTATCTGTGGGatgcggagaagcagcagcttctccttcttcttctcacttgGCTAGAAAATCGGCTGGTGATCCTCGACGGCCTGTCGTGGGAAGAAGTTGCGCAGCTCCAGGTCCAGTTCGAGGGCTGGGGTCTCGCCTCGTCGCTCACCTCCGACGACGccgctctcgccgtcgcgcATCTTTCATCCAGTGCTTCGCGGCATCGTCGGCCTCGGCCTCCGTCGTCGACTGCTTCCAGTTCTTCGTTCATCCCTCCGGAGGCCGGCGACGCACTCGCCCCGGAAGAGATGCAgcgtctccagagacagGTCGCGAACCAGAGACTCTGGGCAACGACTGGAAGCGACCTGTTGCTCGAGCTGGACGTCCCCAGTCTCTTCGCTGCCATTCGACGCAGCGAAGCCTCGCGACGCCTCCAGCAAAGTGGGGAGCCTTTGTCCGCTGctccctctttttcgccgtcttcgttcccttttgatccgtcttcgtctgcttcttaCGTCGTTGCAGGAGGAGTGAATGAGGATATGTCGACTGCGCCTGCGccagcctcttcttctgaggCGCCGGTGTCGAGTCGGCAGGCGAATGCGTTGCTCCGGCTGGGCTCTCTCTTGGTGGGTGGGGCGACGGCGGGAGTGGACGATttgcagaagaagatggaagacTTGGCGACGGTGGTCGAGgccgagaaaaagcgaaagccTGCGACGGTCGTTTCTGAGGAGGCGTACGCCCTCCCTCGTGGACCTGCCGGCTCCGCAGCTCTCGCAGCTTCAGCGCTGCCCCCCGTGCGAACTTTGCCTCTCGTAGCCGTGAAGCGCCAGACTCAAATCACCTGCTTAGGGCGGCCTGTCCCTCAAGTGAACGAGCTCGAGTTTCTCCCTCACACTGGCTCGCTCCTGGGGAATATCTACGGCGAGTCTGTGCTGGTCGAATTCAACGTGGACACCGGGAACTGCCGGGGTCTTCTGTCCTTCGGAGGCGTCGCCGGAGTCTTGAGG TCTTCAGATCGATCTGTGAAGGTGATGaacggcgtctctctgctgccgaggagacaggtcCGCGCTGCGAGCCCACTGAccgcctcgcctcctttGCCCACCTCAAAGGCCTCGCGCCGCTGGCGGAGACTCGCCGAGTcccctctcgccgtcgccgtcACAGGGAAGCACTGGCATGAGCTCCACGTCGCGGAGCTCGTCGAGCTGCTGCCGCCGCGAAGTCTCAAGAGCTACTCGGAAGTCCACCGCGTCTTCCCTGGATTCTTCCACCGCGAAGGCGTCGCACGAACCTAG